Proteins encoded in a region of the Paenibacillus sp. W2I17 genome:
- a CDS encoding sugar phosphate nucleotidyltransferase has translation MKGIILAGGTGSRLYPLTKVTNKHLLPVGKYPMIFHSVYKLKQAGIVDILIVTGKDHMGDVVNLLGSGNDMGVTFTYKVQDEAGGIAQALDLAKHFVGNDQMTVILGDNVFSDDIVTYVDNFRVQGTGAKILIQEVSDPQRFGVPEIEGTRIVSIEEKPQLPKSNYAVTGIYMFDSQVFDIIKTLKPSGRGELEITDVNNAYIQKGELSFDILQGWWTDAGTHASLARANELSQKIVFGEEFGKLKL, from the coding sequence ATGAAAGGAATAATTCTAGCAGGTGGGACAGGCTCACGCTTGTATCCCTTGACCAAAGTTACTAATAAACACCTTCTTCCTGTGGGGAAGTATCCTATGATTTTTCATTCCGTATATAAACTAAAACAAGCCGGTATTGTGGATATTCTGATTGTTACAGGTAAAGACCATATGGGGGATGTTGTCAATCTGCTTGGTAGTGGTAACGATATGGGGGTCACTTTCACATACAAAGTTCAAGATGAGGCTGGAGGTATCGCTCAAGCTCTGGATCTCGCTAAGCATTTTGTAGGAAATGATCAAATGACCGTCATATTAGGAGATAATGTGTTTTCGGATGATATCGTTACTTATGTAGATAATTTTAGGGTACAGGGAACTGGAGCCAAAATTTTGATTCAAGAGGTTTCGGATCCGCAACGTTTTGGAGTACCTGAAATTGAAGGAACACGCATAGTATCCATTGAAGAAAAACCGCAGTTGCCTAAAAGCAACTATGCAGTTACTGGAATATACATGTTTGATAGCCAGGTCTTCGACATCATCAAGACACTGAAACCCTCTGGACGTGGGGAGCTTGAAATAACCGATGTAAACAACGCATATATTCAAAAAGGAGAGCTAAGCTTTGATATCTTGCAAGGTTGGTGGACCGATGCCGGTACGCATGCCTCTCTTGCACGAGCTAATGAGCTTTCCCAAAAGATTGTGTTCGGAGAAGAGTTTGGAAAGTTAAAATTATAA
- the rfbB gene encoding dTDP-glucose 4,6-dehydratase, with amino-acid sequence MKLLVTGGAGFIGSNFVMYMLEQYPDYEIINVDALTYAGNLENLKSLEANKRHTFVKADITDAKEMDRLIGQGVDVVVNFAAESHVDRSILEPDVFVRTNVNGTQVLLDAAKKHNITKFVQVSTDEVYGSLGPTGLFTEETPLQPNSPYSASKAGGDLLVRAYHETFGLPVNITRCSNNYGPFQFPEKLIPLMISRALNDEALPIYGDGLNIRDWLYVEDHCSAIDLVIHKGRNGEVYNIGGNNERTNVHIVETILEQLGKPESLIQYVQDRLGHDRRYGIDPTKTMTELGWKPKYIFETGIKETIQWYLDNKEWWTRIQSGAYQDYYAKQYGSRLGDTKG; translated from the coding sequence ATGAAACTGCTTGTTACCGGCGGTGCCGGATTTATCGGAAGTAACTTTGTCATGTATATGCTTGAGCAGTATCCCGACTATGAGATTATCAACGTGGATGCACTCACATATGCTGGAAATCTGGAGAACTTAAAGTCACTTGAAGCCAACAAGCGACATACCTTTGTTAAAGCAGATATCACTGACGCCAAGGAGATGGACCGCCTGATCGGTCAGGGCGTGGATGTGGTTGTTAACTTTGCAGCTGAGTCTCATGTGGATCGCAGTATTCTGGAACCGGATGTGTTTGTAAGAACGAACGTCAACGGTACTCAGGTATTACTGGATGCTGCCAAAAAGCACAATATTACTAAGTTTGTTCAAGTTTCAACAGATGAGGTGTACGGCTCTCTCGGGCCTACGGGATTGTTTACGGAAGAGACGCCACTTCAGCCGAATAGCCCGTACTCTGCCTCCAAGGCTGGAGGAGATTTATTGGTACGCGCTTATCACGAAACCTTTGGTCTTCCTGTGAATATTACACGCTGTTCTAACAATTACGGACCTTTCCAGTTCCCGGAAAAACTCATTCCACTCATGATCTCGCGTGCGTTGAATGATGAAGCTCTGCCTATATATGGAGACGGGCTGAACATTCGAGATTGGCTATATGTAGAGGATCATTGCAGTGCGATTGATCTGGTCATCCACAAGGGACGCAATGGTGAGGTCTACAATATTGGTGGCAATAACGAGAGAACCAATGTACACATTGTCGAAACGATCCTGGAGCAGCTCGGTAAACCCGAATCTCTGATCCAATACGTACAGGACCGTCTTGGACATGATCGTAGATATGGTATTGACCCGACCAAAACGATGACTGAACTCGGCTGGAAGCCCAAATATATCTTTGAGACAGGAATTAAAGAAACCATCCAGTGGTATCTAGATAACAAGGAATGGTGGACGCGTATTCAATCTGGTGCGTATCAGGATTACTATGCGAAGCAATACGGTTCTCGTTTGGGAGACACCAAGGGATGA
- a CDS encoding DegT/DnrJ/EryC1/StrS aminotransferase family protein, which yields MIPFLDLKKINLRHEKALLDGVHKVLHSGWYILGSNVKSFENEFAEYCGTQYCVGVANGLDALELIIHGYDIGPGDEVLVPSNTYIASILSISANGAIPVLVEPDLLTFNLDPAKIEAHITPKTKAILVVHLYGQSCDMNPINEIANRHNLRVIEDCAQAHGALYDGKRVGNLGDAAAFSFYPGKNLGALGDGGAITTNDEGLYNRLMALRNYGSHKKYENLYKGYNSRLDELQAPILSEKLKWLEQDNERRREIAAYYSDHIINSEVILPTVQHATESHVWHLFVVRVKERDHFMEHMNRNGVQTMIHYPIPPHKQEAYKEWSDLVYPVSEQIHAEVVSLPISPVMDMEEVVRVVEVVNEYRTN from the coding sequence TTGATTCCATTTTTGGATCTCAAGAAAATAAATTTACGCCATGAGAAGGCCCTGTTGGACGGAGTACATAAAGTTCTTCATTCAGGTTGGTACATCTTAGGTAGTAACGTAAAATCTTTCGAAAATGAATTTGCTGAATATTGTGGTACTCAATATTGCGTAGGTGTTGCTAATGGGTTGGATGCGCTTGAACTTATTATTCATGGCTACGATATCGGCCCAGGTGATGAAGTGCTCGTGCCCTCCAATACTTATATCGCTTCGATATTATCAATTTCTGCTAATGGTGCTATTCCTGTATTAGTGGAGCCTGATTTGCTAACTTTTAATCTGGATCCTGCCAAAATTGAAGCACATATCACTCCCAAAACAAAAGCAATATTAGTCGTACATTTATATGGACAATCCTGTGATATGAACCCTATTAATGAGATTGCCAATCGACATAATTTAAGAGTAATAGAAGACTGTGCCCAAGCCCATGGTGCATTGTATGACGGCAAACGTGTGGGGAATTTGGGAGATGCGGCTGCATTCAGTTTTTATCCAGGAAAAAATCTGGGTGCCTTAGGAGACGGTGGGGCTATCACTACAAATGATGAAGGTTTGTACAATCGATTAATGGCTCTTCGTAATTATGGCTCTCATAAGAAATACGAGAATTTATACAAGGGGTACAATAGCAGATTAGACGAACTTCAGGCACCGATTTTAAGTGAAAAACTAAAATGGCTTGAACAGGACAATGAGAGAAGAAGAGAGATTGCTGCGTATTACTCTGACCATATTATTAATTCTGAAGTGATCTTGCCTACTGTACAGCATGCTACAGAATCTCATGTGTGGCATTTATTTGTTGTTAGGGTGAAAGAACGGGATCATTTCATGGAGCACATGAACAGAAATGGCGTACAGACGATGATTCATTATCCGATTCCACCCCATAAGCAAGAAGCTTACAAAGAGTGGAGTGATCTTGTATATCCTGTTTCCGAGCAAATTCATGCTGAAGTGGTTAGCCTGCCCATAAGTCCAGTCATGGATATGGAAGAGGTTGTGAGAGTTGTGGAGGTCGTAAATGAGTACAGAACGAATTAA
- a CDS encoding GtrA family protein, with translation MLLTKHLNKEFLKFLISGGINTLATYLMYLFLLLFYNYSLSYSVSYITGIFLSYYLNSVFVFKEKISFRKFLKFPIVYLVQYIVNMLMLYVLVEYAQFNVQIVPLVAMIITVPITFILSKMIIKSK, from the coding sequence ATGTTATTGACCAAACATTTGAATAAGGAATTCTTGAAATTTTTGATCAGTGGAGGAATAAATACGCTGGCTACATATCTGATGTATTTATTTTTGCTGCTGTTCTACAATTATTCCCTATCTTACTCCGTATCTTATATTACAGGTATTTTTCTATCCTATTATCTAAATTCGGTATTTGTTTTTAAAGAGAAAATATCATTTCGAAAATTTCTTAAATTCCCAATTGTTTATTTGGTACAATATATAGTCAACATGCTAATGCTCTATGTTTTAGTTGAGTACGCTCAATTTAATGTTCAAATCGTGCCATTGGTTGCCATGATAATCACAGTTCCGATCACTTTTATTTTGTCTAAAATGATTATAAAAAGTAAGTAA
- a CDS encoding acyltransferase, translating into MNQYFIHTHAIVETENIGRDTRVWAFVHILSGAVIGQNCNINDHTFIENDVVIGNNVTVKSGVYIWDGIRIKDNVFIGPNVTFTNDLRPRSKQYPSEFLKTTLEEWASIGANSTIIAGNTIGKYAMVGAGSVVTKDIPNNTLWYGNPAVFKSYICNCGEKLNKLLECPECHKKYSLERGFIVEN; encoded by the coding sequence ATGAATCAATACTTCATACACACTCATGCTATTGTCGAAACCGAAAATATTGGTAGGGATACCAGAGTTTGGGCGTTTGTGCATATCTTATCTGGAGCAGTGATTGGACAAAATTGTAATATTAACGACCACACTTTTATTGAGAATGATGTCGTTATTGGTAATAATGTCACTGTAAAATCAGGAGTGTACATCTGGGACGGGATTAGAATTAAAGATAATGTTTTTATAGGGCCTAATGTTACCTTTACTAACGATCTTAGACCTCGGTCTAAGCAATACCCGTCTGAATTTCTGAAAACCACTCTAGAAGAATGGGCATCTATAGGAGCAAACTCAACTATAATAGCTGGGAACACTATTGGTAAATATGCTATGGTTGGTGCTGGTTCTGTTGTTACCAAGGATATCCCTAACAATACGCTATGGTATGGGAATCCAGCGGTGTTTAAGAGCTATATCTGTAACTGTGGAGAGAAATTAAACAAATTGTTGGAATGTCCAGAATGCCATAAAAAATATTCTCTTGAACGTGGCTTCATTGTAGAGAATTAA
- the rfbC gene encoding dTDP-4-dehydrorhamnose 3,5-epimerase, whose protein sequence is MKVTSSKLQGAMLLEPVVHGDNRGFFMESYNEQIMRQKGLSHHFIQDNQSLSTQPGVLRGLHYQINPKAQTKLVRVIAGAIYDVILDIRTGSPTYGQWEAFILSEYNHRQLLVPKGFAHGFCTLVPNTQVFYKVDEYYSPENDRGILWDDPTLGIDWPTFNPILSEKDKQHPLFKDAEMNF, encoded by the coding sequence ATGAAAGTGACTTCCTCCAAGTTGCAAGGCGCAATGTTGCTTGAACCAGTCGTTCATGGAGACAATCGTGGTTTCTTTATGGAGAGTTATAATGAACAAATCATGAGGCAGAAGGGACTAAGCCATCATTTTATTCAAGATAATCAGTCTCTTTCTACACAGCCAGGTGTGCTTCGTGGCCTGCATTATCAAATCAATCCAAAAGCCCAAACCAAGCTGGTTCGTGTTATTGCTGGAGCGATCTACGATGTTATCTTGGATATACGTACAGGATCTCCGACATACGGCCAATGGGAGGCATTCATTCTTAGCGAATATAACCACCGACAATTGCTGGTTCCCAAAGGGTTTGCTCATGGTTTTTGTACGTTGGTACCGAATACCCAAGTATTTTATAAAGTGGACGAATACTATTCCCCTGAAAATGATCGTGGAATATTATGGGATGATCCAACACTGGGTATAGACTGGCCTACATTTAATCCAATTTTATCAGAGAAAGACAAACAGCATCCTCTGTTTAAGGACGCAGAGATGAATTTTTAG
- a CDS encoding glycosyltransferase family 2 protein gives MSTERIKFSIVVPIYYNELNIPHTVPRLQKLQSLMPECEFEFVFVDDGSKDKSLDLLLEAKDRDSRIKVVKLSRNFGSMAAIQAGLEYATGDCVGIIAADLQDPPEMFREMLDHWKLGKKIVLGTRADREESFSQKLFSNTYYFLLEKLALKGYPKGGFDFLLIDQQVVQEILQIREKNTNIMSLIFWLGHDQVQIPYVRQERKLGKSRWTLSKKIKLFVDSFVSFSYAPIRFMSLIGFFTAVLSIIYGIFVVVSTVFGIIELQGWTTIIALITFLLGVIMVMLGTIGEYLWRILDESRERPSYVIDQTFE, from the coding sequence ATGAGTACAGAACGAATTAAATTCTCTATTGTGGTGCCCATCTACTACAACGAATTAAATATACCGCATACCGTTCCACGGTTGCAAAAACTGCAAAGTCTTATGCCAGAGTGTGAATTTGAGTTCGTGTTTGTTGACGATGGGTCCAAAGATAAATCTTTAGATTTACTTCTTGAAGCTAAGGATCGAGATTCACGAATCAAGGTAGTCAAACTTAGCCGGAACTTTGGCTCCATGGCTGCAATTCAAGCCGGATTGGAGTATGCAACTGGTGATTGTGTTGGGATCATTGCTGCTGACTTACAGGATCCACCTGAAATGTTCAGGGAGATGCTGGACCATTGGAAATTAGGTAAAAAGATTGTACTCGGAACCAGAGCGGACCGTGAAGAATCCTTCTCCCAGAAGTTATTCTCTAATACCTACTATTTCTTGTTAGAGAAGCTTGCACTGAAGGGGTATCCCAAAGGTGGATTCGATTTTTTACTAATAGATCAGCAAGTGGTTCAGGAAATACTTCAAATTCGGGAAAAAAACACGAATATAATGAGTTTGATTTTTTGGCTTGGACATGACCAAGTTCAAATTCCTTATGTCAGACAAGAACGTAAACTTGGGAAGTCAAGATGGACACTTTCAAAAAAAATCAAGTTATTTGTCGATTCATTTGTTAGTTTTTCTTATGCACCAATCCGTTTTATGTCTTTAATTGGATTTTTCACCGCTGTACTTAGTATTATATATGGGATTTTTGTAGTGGTAAGTACGGTATTTGGAATTATTGAGTTGCAGGGATGGACTACGATCATTGCACTAATCACATTTTTGTTAGGTGTTATTATGGTTATGTTAGGAACAATTGGGGAATATCTTTGGAGGATATTAGATGAAAGCAGGGAACGGCCTTCTTATGTTATTGACCAAACATTTGAATAA